Proteins from a genomic interval of Nostoc sp. TCL240-02:
- a CDS encoding DUF4340 domain-containing protein yields the protein MKLPRTTLILILLALGLGGFVYFSEIRGAAVREETKEQKQKIFSFAADDVQSLTVKTKKLSLNLERNPESSNPKWVIKSPISGPANDAIVSYLMDLLVKGKSDRTLSTPPKELRQFALDEPPATINITLKNRQSHQLILGKSNFNGHFLYAQADPPAKPDGNINVLLVSTDFANAVNRDLSEWQQPVDNSQKLPPLTIPKPSPTNSK from the coding sequence ATGAAATTGCCGAGAACGACTTTAATTTTGATACTGCTAGCGCTGGGTTTAGGTGGTTTTGTTTACTTCTCTGAGATTCGGGGTGCGGCTGTGCGAGAAGAAACCAAGGAGCAAAAGCAGAAAATTTTCTCTTTTGCCGCAGATGATGTGCAATCTCTAACAGTCAAGACAAAGAAACTCTCCCTGAATCTAGAACGTAACCCTGAATCTAGTAACCCCAAGTGGGTAATCAAATCTCCCATATCGGGCCCAGCCAATGATGCCATTGTTTCTTATTTGATGGATTTGCTAGTCAAAGGTAAGAGCGATCGCACCTTGTCAACTCCACCAAAAGAGCTTAGGCAATTTGCTTTAGATGAACCCCCAGCAACCATCAATATCACCCTAAAAAATCGACAAAGCCATCAGTTGATTTTGGGTAAATCTAACTTTAACGGGCATTTCTTGTATGCTCAAGCTGACCCGCCTGCTAAACCCGATGGAAATATAAATGTGCTGCTGGTATCTACAGATTTTGCAAATGCCGTGAATCGGGATCTGTCAGAGTGGCAGCAACCGGTAGATAATAGTCAGAAACTACCTCCGCTCACCATCCCTAAACCTAGCCCGACAAACAGCAAATAA
- a CDS encoding Gldg family protein: MKIVAKKKLWKYLFWLGPFLIAVGLTVGLVSEQWGLIPLAFMIAGIVISGFGIIWQSYETNWWKRRSTQAGTSALVATLAVLAILGLINFLGTRYHSRADLTESQLFTLAPQSRQLVSVLPQPVKVWVFDINQNPQDRELLENYQRQSSKFKYEYIDPQARPGLAEKFGVKDYGEVYLESGDKRQLVQTVNQNERLSEIRLTSRLQQLTNSTTAKVYLLQGHGERQLSPGKDAISQAVQGLGDKNFTTSPLNLGETSKVPQDASVVIVAGPKRGLFEGEVKALQEYLNRGGNLLLMIDPNTDPKLNSLLQEWGIRLDNRLAVDVSGESVVGLGPAAPLVTEYGQHPITKDFGNGNSFYPISRPLEITSVPGVQATPLLRTKPYPKSWAESDLQSEKLEFNEGKDLKGPLILGVALTRKQVAKSASTPQPATTPSPLPSPTTQGKVSPTPSTSRSTPQASPLPSPTTQGKATPTPTSAATASPTLSSQTATESRLVVLGNSNFATDGLFQQQLNGDVFLNSVTWLSQQDQQPLSIRPKEPKNRRITLTTTQGNLLILSSLLILPLIGFAIAVIIWWKRR; this comes from the coding sequence ATGAAGATAGTTGCAAAAAAGAAACTGTGGAAATATTTGTTTTGGTTGGGCCCGTTCCTAATTGCTGTAGGCTTAACAGTTGGGTTAGTCTCTGAACAGTGGGGACTAATTCCATTAGCATTTATGATTGCGGGAATTGTAATCAGTGGGTTTGGAATAATATGGCAAAGCTATGAGACTAACTGGTGGAAACGTCGTTCTACCCAAGCCGGGACTAGTGCCTTAGTAGCAACTCTAGCAGTATTGGCAATTTTGGGATTGATTAACTTTTTAGGTACTCGCTACCACTCGCGGGCAGACTTAACAGAAAGTCAATTATTTACCCTTGCGCCCCAGTCACGTCAATTAGTGAGTGTTTTACCACAACCAGTTAAGGTGTGGGTATTTGATATTAACCAAAATCCTCAAGACCGAGAATTATTAGAAAATTATCAACGGCAAAGCTCAAAATTTAAATATGAATACATCGACCCCCAAGCTAGACCAGGACTTGCAGAAAAGTTTGGCGTTAAAGATTATGGGGAAGTTTATTTAGAATCTGGAGATAAACGGCAATTAGTACAAACAGTAAATCAAAATGAGCGATTATCAGAAATTAGATTAACTAGTCGGCTGCAACAACTAACAAATTCAACCACAGCCAAAGTTTACTTACTCCAAGGTCATGGCGAACGCCAACTTTCCCCCGGTAAAGATGCAATATCACAAGCTGTTCAGGGATTAGGCGACAAAAATTTCACAACATCACCACTGAATTTAGGAGAAACTTCTAAAGTTCCTCAAGATGCGTCTGTAGTGATAGTAGCTGGTCCCAAGCGAGGACTATTTGAAGGCGAAGTCAAAGCTTTGCAAGAGTATCTTAATCGCGGCGGTAACTTACTGCTAATGATTGATCCTAATACCGATCCCAAACTTAACAGCTTGTTACAAGAGTGGGGTATTCGTCTGGATAATCGTTTAGCAGTTGATGTCTCTGGCGAAAGCGTCGTGGGACTTGGCCCTGCTGCACCCTTAGTAACAGAATACGGACAACATCCAATTACCAAAGATTTCGGTAACGGTAATTCTTTTTATCCGATTTCCCGACCACTGGAAATTACCTCTGTGCCTGGTGTTCAGGCTACTCCATTGCTACGAACTAAACCCTATCCCAAAAGCTGGGCAGAAAGCGACCTCCAAAGCGAAAAATTGGAATTTAATGAAGGTAAAGACCTGAAAGGGCCTTTAATTTTGGGCGTTGCTTTAACCAGAAAACAAGTAGCTAAATCTGCTTCAACTCCCCAACCTGCAACGACACCTTCGCCACTACCATCACCAACCACTCAAGGCAAAGTTAGCCCCACCCCTTCCACCTCTCGCAGCACTCCACAAGCTTCACCTTTGCCATCACCAACCACCCAAGGTAAAGCTACCCCCACTCCCACATCTGCGGCTACTGCTTCTCCAACTCTTTCATCTCAAACAGCTACCGAATCACGCTTAGTAGTTTTAGGAAATTCCAATTTCGCCACCGATGGCTTGTTTCAACAGCAATTAAATGGAGATGTATTCCTCAACTCAGTTACTTGGCTGAGTCAACAGGATCAACAACCCCTTTCCATTCGCCCCAAAGAACCAAAAAATCGTCGGATAACCCTGACAACCACACAAGGCAATCTTTTAATATTGTCATCTCTATTGATTTTGCCTTTAATTGGGTTTGCGATCGCAGTTATTATCTGGTGGAAACGACGATAG
- a CDS encoding ABC transporter permease, whose product MGVVLSNIIAIYRRELQSYFVSPLAYAIAGIFWFIAGLFFVMILLGPDGILLGVAAIDAQGQQLGVPTPPIDVPYEFVRAFLDRMGWLLLFILPILSMGLYAEERKRGTLELLATSPITNWAVAVGKLLGVLTFFTTMVVPMLVLEAIAISGSNPPMGFSIPLLGHFGLILLAAAILSVGMFISSLTDSTILSAVFTFAVILLLLLIDLIAKIVPGPVGEALGYLSLLKHYNTLIQGIFDTSALILFASYIFLGIFLTAQSIDALRFQRQ is encoded by the coding sequence ATGGGTGTAGTTCTGAGTAATATTATTGCCATTTATCGCCGAGAGTTACAGAGTTATTTTGTATCACCTTTGGCTTATGCGATCGCAGGCATATTTTGGTTCATTGCCGGGTTATTTTTCGTGATGATTTTGCTAGGGCCTGATGGCATTTTGCTAGGAGTCGCGGCCATAGATGCACAAGGGCAACAACTCGGAGTGCCAACACCGCCGATAGATGTCCCCTACGAATTTGTCCGAGCATTTTTGGATCGTATGGGGTGGCTATTGTTGTTTATCTTGCCGATTCTCTCGATGGGACTCTATGCCGAAGAACGCAAGCGGGGCACTTTAGAACTATTAGCCACGTCACCAATCACCAATTGGGCGGTAGCAGTAGGTAAGTTATTAGGTGTGCTAACATTTTTTACCACGATGGTTGTACCCATGCTAGTGTTGGAAGCGATCGCGATCAGTGGATCGAATCCACCAATGGGATTCTCAATTCCCTTGCTGGGTCATTTTGGATTAATCTTACTAGCAGCAGCAATTTTATCTGTAGGAATGTTTATTTCCTCCTTAACAGACAGTACAATTCTGTCTGCCGTATTCACATTTGCAGTAATTTTATTATTGTTATTGATTGATTTAATCGCCAAAATTGTCCCTGGACCAGTGGGCGAAGCTTTAGGTTATCTGTCGTTGCTGAAACATTACAACACCTTAATTCAAGGCATTTTTGATACCAGTGCCTTAATTTTATTCGCCAGTTACATTTTTTTGGGCATCTTTCTCACCGCCCAATCAATTGATGCACTGCGCTTTCAAAGGCAATAG
- a CDS encoding ABC transporter ATP-binding protein, with protein sequence MIEVEHLSKIYGSTPAITDVTFSVEPGEILGLLGPNGAGKTTTMRILAGYLPATNGNARIAGYDVHENSLAVRQRIGYLPETPPLYPDMTVEGFLHFVAQIKGVPAGDRANKVTAAIKRCNLEDKRRVIIRKLSKGYRQRVGIAQAIVHDPPAIILDEPTVGLDPRQIIEVRNLIKSLAGTHTIILSTHILPEVSMTCSRVAIINRGKVVATNTPENLMTQLTGGSGYELEIEGEAALAKQVLQNVAGVSLIESIPTAGMHGHQPQTNRAYLRVISQPGKEPGKDIVATLVRAGFGLHELRRVNATLEDVFLQLTTEEKNFETEVDLAADREGEAA encoded by the coding sequence ATGATCGAAGTTGAACATCTGAGTAAAATATACGGTTCCACCCCAGCGATTACTGATGTTACTTTTAGCGTCGAACCTGGGGAGATTTTAGGTCTTCTGGGCCCCAATGGTGCTGGTAAAACTACAACCATGAGGATTCTGGCGGGTTATTTACCGGCAACAAATGGTAATGCCCGCATTGCTGGTTATGATGTCCATGAAAATTCCCTGGCTGTGCGCCAACGGATTGGTTATTTACCCGAAACACCGCCGTTATATCCAGATATGACAGTGGAGGGATTTTTGCATTTTGTTGCCCAAATTAAGGGAGTACCAGCAGGCGATCGCGCCAACAAGGTAACAGCCGCCATTAAACGCTGCAACTTAGAAGATAAGAGGCGGGTAATTATTCGCAAACTCTCTAAAGGATACCGTCAACGTGTGGGAATTGCTCAAGCGATCGTTCACGATCCACCAGCGATCATTCTCGATGAACCCACCGTTGGACTCGATCCTCGACAAATAATTGAGGTGCGGAATTTAATCAAAAGCCTTGCTGGGACTCACACAATTATTCTTTCCACACATATTCTGCCAGAAGTAAGCATGACTTGTAGCCGTGTCGCTATTATTAATCGCGGCAAAGTTGTGGCAACTAATACACCAGAAAACCTGATGACTCAGTTGACAGGCGGTTCCGGGTATGAATTGGAAATAGAAGGAGAAGCTGCCCTAGCGAAACAGGTATTGCAAAATGTCGCGGGTGTGAGTCTGATAGAATCAATTCCGACCGCCGGAATGCATGGACATCAACCGCAGACAAATCGCGCTTACCTGCGGGTGATATCGCAACCGGGAAAAGAACCAGGAAAGGATATTGTTGCCACATTAGTGCGTGCAGGCTTTGGTTTACATGAACTGCGGCGAGTCAACGCTACCTTAGAAGATGTATTCTTGCAACTAACCACAGAAGAAAAAAATTTTGAGACTGAGGTAGACTTAGCAGCAGACAGAGAAGGAGAGGCAGCGTAA
- a CDS encoding HMA2 domain-containing protein, whose amino-acid sequence MSQSTKLQPPGGLQIVHVTTGRVRLRSTDSSLNSILDSIAQDLRSLEGVREVTVNEQTGSLVVNFDEDKLSLPQILALRSDIEIQQPQASSDSSSKTDPFAAWKSPSFWKEQGISLIPMMTGLAVTGGLGIHGWVSIPVYVIAADATRGVIGYLGSQVPTLEKNDGNNTSSAISQLSKEERQSSTQQEKLTNNLEKTSKVAAPAKIDYSVIHAINGRIRFQIPKIAQDRAYGRRLERIVKTDAEVTSVRMNFDAASIAIAYQSREIPLSHWVSLMELALEMNPPTQPITTANQTLQEVNQTNQITDATTANHTTPVTQTPEVINSTTSELSSLWTNLKPPAMSLSLGVMANLPLQT is encoded by the coding sequence ATGTCACAGTCAACGAAGTTACAGCCTCCAGGTGGGTTGCAAATAGTTCATGTCACTACCGGACGCGTGCGACTCCGTAGCACTGACAGTAGTTTGAACTCGATATTAGACAGCATAGCCCAAGATTTACGCTCCTTAGAGGGAGTGCGGGAAGTTACTGTGAATGAGCAAACGGGCAGTTTGGTAGTTAATTTTGATGAAGATAAGCTGTCATTACCGCAAATTTTAGCGTTAAGATCCGATATTGAGATCCAACAGCCGCAAGCTTCATCTGATTCATCTAGCAAGACCGATCCCTTTGCAGCTTGGAAATCACCTTCATTTTGGAAAGAGCAGGGTATTTCCTTAATTCCGATGATGACAGGCTTGGCGGTAACAGGAGGGTTAGGAATTCATGGCTGGGTATCGATTCCAGTTTATGTGATTGCGGCGGATGCAACCCGTGGTGTAATTGGTTATCTTGGCTCTCAAGTTCCGACATTAGAAAAAAACGACGGTAATAATACCAGTTCTGCGATATCGCAATTATCAAAAGAGGAACGCCAATCTAGTACCCAACAAGAAAAATTAACAAATAATCTTGAGAAAACTAGCAAAGTGGCAGCACCTGCAAAGATTGACTACAGCGTCATCCATGCAATTAATGGACGTATTCGCTTCCAGATACCAAAAATCGCTCAAGATCGAGCTTATGGGCGGCGACTTGAGAGAATAGTGAAAACCGATGCTGAAGTTACAAGTGTGCGGATGAATTTTGATGCGGCATCGATCGCGATCGCTTATCAGTCTCGTGAAATTCCATTATCTCATTGGGTGAGTCTGATGGAATTAGCGTTGGAGATGAACCCACCAACGCAGCCAATTACAACGGCTAACCAGACTCTACAAGAAGTAAATCAGACCAATCAAATTACAGACGCAACAACGGCAAATCATACTACTCCCGTTACTCAGACTCCTGAAGTTATCAACTCAACAACTTCAGAGTTATCGAGTCTGTGGACTAACTTAAAACCGCCTGCCATGTCTTTGTCATTAGGTGTTATGGCGAACTTACCCTTGCAAACCTAA
- a CDS encoding HMA2 domain-containing protein: MAVLNLESVADLDKKPELTVTDKINYPVTPPSRVVYSIICAFPGQVGFCIPQISEDPKYVERLVALIANEPLVIDRQVNNTMVGSIAITYKSDVMSDVDMRSHLANLIELAGNPEVVLATANQLKPYSALVAREDRQDRKPAMQPQKPKSATFSLSSADTSVSKTKSNSVSSAHFVTQQARKPAKVTYSIAHAIPGRVRFRVPRIACDPKYAQRLEALLKSDSTVTSERVNSAAKSVVITYKTGMMRDSQKQVQSFLSAAISHLANLIESANDPATAIS, from the coding sequence ATGGCTGTTTTAAATTTAGAATCGGTAGCAGATTTAGACAAAAAACCAGAGCTAACAGTCACAGACAAGATTAATTACCCAGTAACGCCGCCTTCAAGGGTAGTATATAGCATTATTTGTGCATTTCCTGGACAAGTGGGATTTTGCATCCCTCAGATTAGCGAAGATCCAAAATATGTGGAACGTCTTGTTGCCTTGATTGCTAATGAGCCTTTGGTAATAGATCGGCAAGTCAATAATACTATGGTAGGGTCAATTGCCATTACCTATAAATCTGATGTCATGTCAGATGTTGATATGCGATCGCACTTGGCTAATTTGATTGAGTTGGCTGGTAATCCAGAAGTGGTACTAGCAACTGCAAATCAGTTGAAACCATACTCAGCGTTAGTGGCAAGAGAAGACAGGCAGGATAGAAAGCCAGCAATGCAACCACAGAAGCCGAAATCAGCAACATTCTCTTTATCTTCTGCGGATACATCAGTCTCTAAGACTAAAAGCAATTCGGTATCTTCGGCTCATTTTGTAACTCAACAAGCAAGAAAGCCTGCAAAAGTAACTTATAGCATTGCTCATGCCATTCCCGGAAGAGTGCGGTTTCGTGTACCGCGAATTGCCTGCGATCCCAAATATGCCCAACGGTTAGAGGCATTACTCAAATCAGATTCTACAGTTACCAGTGAGCGAGTTAATAGCGCTGCTAAATCAGTTGTCATTACCTATAAAACTGGAATGATGCGGGATTCTCAGAAGCAAGTGCAAAGCTTTTTGTCAGCAGCAATATCTCATCTAGCCAATCTAATTGAATCTGCCAATGATCCCGCCACAGCGATAAGTTAG
- a CDS encoding heavy metal translocating P-type ATPase: protein MAKVALQLPSPPKSQFTVLEGNGKASLTDTNGHSRREFPNVTYSIVHTTPGRLRFRLPRLRCDADYAKRLEVLLTADALVKNVRVKPAAMSVAVTYKSDKVSDAKMRSHLHDLIQAASVVVVLKNSASLSETKKENSWPGLQLSAVATTLAVLGGPLGLPIPPLIVVLPIALATLPVMQRAWEGIRGEQKLNIDFLDLMAIAITTFQGQFLTPSLMLGLIEVGENIRDRTARSSAQQTLDLLSSLGQFVWVERNGEKQQIPIQDVQRGDTVIVYPGEQVPVDGRILRGKALLDEQKLTGESMPVLKKKGQPVFASTLVREGRIYILAEWIGNDTRAGQSIKLMQEAPVHDTRMENYATKFAQKAVMPTLLLAGAVFAATRNPSRTASVLTLDFATGIRVSVPTTVLAALTYAARRGILIRSGRALEQLAEVDTIVFDKTGTLTKGEVDVVSVESLNPATSRLRVLELAAAAEQRLTHPVAEAIVRYAEAEQVEILLRSKWDYQLGLGVQAQIDGETVYVGSDRFLRSSSIDTAALNGQQKSANSAIYVASNGQLQGIIKYSDVLRPESREVITALSTVEGVEIHMLTGDNKRTATAVAAQLGILPTHTHAEAFPEQKATVVRQLHEQGKTVAFVGDGINDSPALAYADVSVSFANSSEIARETADLVLMQNDLYGLLEAIAIARQAKQLIRQNTGLVAVPNLAALAIAVFFGLNPLAATVVNNGSTVVAGVNGLRPILKSSRHKTLPAAR, encoded by the coding sequence ATGGCAAAAGTAGCACTGCAACTCCCATCACCTCCAAAATCTCAATTCACTGTGTTGGAAGGAAATGGAAAAGCTTCTTTAACTGACACTAATGGACATTCTCGAAGAGAGTTCCCTAACGTTACCTACAGCATTGTTCATACAACTCCGGGAAGACTGCGGTTTCGCCTACCTCGTTTACGCTGTGATGCAGATTATGCCAAGCGTCTCGAAGTATTGTTAACAGCAGATGCGCTGGTAAAGAATGTCCGTGTCAAGCCTGCGGCAATGTCGGTTGCAGTTACTTATAAATCTGATAAAGTTTCCGATGCGAAGATGCGATCGCACCTTCACGATTTGATTCAGGCTGCAAGTGTTGTAGTCGTTCTCAAAAACTCTGCATCATTATCGGAAACCAAAAAAGAGAACTCTTGGCCAGGTTTACAACTCTCGGCTGTTGCGACTACTTTAGCAGTGCTGGGAGGCCCGCTAGGATTACCGATCCCGCCTTTGATAGTAGTGCTTCCAATCGCTCTAGCTACACTACCCGTTATGCAACGAGCCTGGGAAGGTATTAGGGGAGAGCAAAAATTGAATATTGACTTTTTGGATTTAATGGCGATCGCGATTACTACCTTCCAAGGGCAATTTCTCACACCATCGCTGATGCTGGGTTTAATTGAAGTGGGCGAAAATATCCGCGATCGCACGGCTCGTTCTTCTGCTCAACAAACTCTAGATTTACTTAGTTCTTTAGGGCAATTTGTCTGGGTGGAACGCAATGGCGAAAAGCAACAAATTCCCATTCAAGATGTGCAGCGTGGCGATACAGTAATTGTTTATCCTGGCGAACAAGTGCCGGTTGATGGTCGCATTTTGCGAGGTAAAGCCCTGCTAGATGAGCAAAAACTAACTGGCGAGTCGATGCCAGTTTTGAAGAAAAAGGGACAACCGGTTTTTGCTTCAACGTTGGTAAGGGAAGGACGAATTTATATTCTTGCAGAATGGATAGGCAATGATACCCGCGCCGGACAGAGCATTAAGTTAATGCAAGAAGCGCCTGTCCACGATACGCGGATGGAGAATTATGCCACGAAATTTGCTCAAAAAGCTGTTATGCCAACTTTGTTACTTGCTGGGGCAGTATTTGCCGCAACCCGTAACCCCTCACGGACAGCCAGCGTTTTAACTCTAGACTTTGCTACAGGTATTCGAGTATCAGTCCCGACAACAGTTTTAGCAGCATTAACTTATGCAGCGCGGCGGGGAATTCTCATCCGTAGCGGACGGGCGTTAGAACAACTAGCAGAAGTTGATACTATAGTTTTTGATAAGACGGGGACACTGACTAAAGGAGAAGTCGATGTAGTCAGTGTGGAAAGTCTCAATCCAGCAACCTCAAGATTGCGGGTGTTGGAATTGGCAGCTGCCGCCGAACAGCGTTTAACTCATCCAGTAGCAGAGGCAATTGTTCGCTATGCCGAAGCAGAGCAAGTGGAAATTTTGCTGCGTAGCAAGTGGGATTATCAACTAGGTTTGGGTGTCCAAGCTCAGATTGATGGAGAGACAGTTTATGTTGGGAGCGATCGCTTTTTGCGCTCCAGTAGCATTGATACCGCAGCGTTAAATGGTCAACAAAAATCTGCAAATTCAGCGATTTATGTAGCCAGCAACGGGCAACTTCAAGGTATTATTAAATATAGTGATGTTCTCCGTCCCGAAAGCCGGGAAGTCATCACAGCACTTTCGACGGTCGAAGGTGTAGAGATTCACATGTTAACCGGCGATAATAAGCGAACTGCTACTGCTGTTGCTGCTCAACTTGGTATTTTGCCAACGCATACTCACGCCGAAGCTTTTCCGGAACAAAAGGCAACAGTTGTCCGCCAACTACACGAACAAGGTAAAACAGTTGCATTTGTAGGCGATGGGATCAACGATTCGCCAGCTTTAGCCTACGCTGATGTTTCCGTATCCTTTGCCAACAGTTCTGAGATTGCCCGCGAGACAGCAGACTTAGTGTTGATGCAGAATGACTTGTATGGTTTATTAGAAGCAATCGCGATCGCTCGTCAAGCCAAGCAATTGATTCGGCAAAACACAGGACTTGTTGCTGTTCCTAATTTAGCAGCATTAGCGATCGCCGTTTTCTTTGGTCTTAACCCCTTAGCTGCAACAGTAGTCAACAATGGCTCAACCGTAGTTGCCGGAGTCAACGGTTTGCGTCCAATTCTTAAAAGTTCTCGACATAAAACTCTACCAGCGGCAAGATGA
- a CDS encoding DUF5132 domain-containing protein — translation MAKISDFVEDAGAPGIIVGIGAVLLAPVLLPIVAGVGKPFVKSVIKGGIGLYERSKGTIAEMGETWEDMVAEARAELADEKETPVFEASATNADNVADNGA, via the coding sequence ATGGCTAAAATTAGTGATTTTGTTGAAGATGCAGGCGCTCCCGGTATTATAGTCGGAATTGGTGCAGTCCTCTTAGCACCTGTTCTGCTGCCCATTGTCGCTGGAGTTGGTAAACCCTTCGTCAAGTCAGTCATCAAAGGCGGAATTGGTCTTTATGAAAGAAGCAAAGGAACCATTGCAGAAATGGGAGAAACCTGGGAAGACATGGTAGCCGAAGCCAGAGCTGAACTTGCTGATGAAAAAGAAACACCCGTATTTGAAGCTAGTGCCACCAATGCGGATAATGTCGCCGATAATGGTGCGTAA
- a CDS encoding HMA2 domain-containing protein, with product MLTNGYSTYNKMPEIIDKTSFKTSPQPISTKVVSSTPGRLRLRVAHSHRQPEKMQSIANALLANPHINQVKINVHHGSIVINDDGKDGSLENVLATLKDLGIIFADVTEGNTEAAAEVSSALVDLNQRVKQSTHGAFDLRILFPLGLASLSLRQLLNKGLQLEVIPWYVLAWYAFDSFIKLHRTSQEESANE from the coding sequence ATGTTGACAAATGGTTATAGCACTTACAATAAAATGCCGGAAATTATAGACAAAACCAGCTTCAAGACATCACCACAACCTATATCTACAAAAGTTGTAAGTTCGACTCCTGGAAGATTGCGGTTGAGAGTGGCTCATTCCCATCGTCAACCAGAAAAAATGCAAAGCATCGCCAATGCTTTATTAGCAAATCCTCACATTAATCAAGTAAAGATAAATGTCCATCATGGCAGTATTGTTATCAATGACGATGGTAAAGATGGGAGTCTAGAAAATGTGCTAGCAACACTTAAAGATTTAGGAATAATTTTTGCTGATGTTACCGAGGGTAACACCGAGGCAGCAGCAGAAGTCTCATCTGCGCTTGTTGACTTAAACCAACGTGTTAAACAGTCAACGCATGGTGCTTTTGATCTGCGAATTCTTTTCCCTTTGGGATTAGCTAGCCTTTCACTGCGACAATTACTAAATAAAGGATTGCAGTTAGAAGTTATTCCTTGGTATGTTTTAGCATGGTATGCTTTTGATAGCTTTATTAAGTTGCATAGAACTAGCCAAGAAGAATCAGCAAATGAGTAA